Proteins from one Mycobacterium sp. EPa45 genomic window:
- a CDS encoding PDGLE domain-containing protein — translation MSAQTPARRWQFWAGFGVAILLIAGVVSYFASSSPDGLDSATRQGCQVVETGHGQQLTGNCIAQHATEHAVSTSPLADYTIFGHPATSGLAGIIGAVIVLGIAFGGFWLIARSRRAKD, via the coding sequence GTGAGCGCGCAGACTCCTGCCAGGCGCTGGCAGTTCTGGGCCGGTTTCGGGGTCGCGATCCTGCTGATCGCCGGGGTGGTGTCCTACTTCGCCAGCTCCAGCCCGGACGGACTGGACTCGGCCACCCGGCAGGGCTGCCAGGTCGTCGAAACCGGTCACGGTCAACAGCTGACCGGCAATTGCATCGCCCAGCATGCGACCGAACACGCCGTGTCGACCTCGCCGCTGGCCGACTACACGATCTTCGGACATCCCGCGACGAGCGGACTCGCCGGCATCATCGGCGCCGTCATCGTGCTGGGCATCGCGTTCGGTGGATTCTGGCTGATCGCGCGCAGTCGCCGCGCGAAGGACTGA
- the cbiQ gene encoding cobalt ECF transporter T component CbiQ yields the protein MGAGHSHPLYRDGESVVHRAPAEVKIAGLVLFVLAVVATPREMIWPFALYAAIVLVVWRVAAIPLRWMLPRMLIEAPFIVLAVLLPFAEGGERITVAGLHLSVVGLWAAWGIVVKGTLGVAASLTVAATTSARELPLALSRLGVPGLVTSMLVLMIRYIDLLSAEVGRMRMARISRGDSPRAVHQIGAIAKGVGALFLRSYERGERVYLAMVSRGFDGKVPELAVVGAGPRASRVQWVGALTPAVAAAAVAASAWVLR from the coding sequence ATGGGGGCCGGGCACTCCCACCCGCTCTACCGGGACGGCGAATCCGTCGTGCACCGGGCACCCGCCGAGGTCAAGATCGCCGGGCTGGTGCTGTTCGTTCTCGCGGTCGTGGCCACCCCGCGGGAGATGATCTGGCCGTTCGCCCTCTATGCCGCGATCGTGCTGGTGGTCTGGCGGGTGGCCGCCATCCCGCTGCGCTGGATGCTGCCGCGGATGCTCATCGAAGCGCCGTTCATCGTGCTTGCTGTGCTGCTGCCGTTCGCCGAAGGCGGGGAACGCATAACGGTGGCAGGCCTGCACCTGTCGGTGGTCGGGCTGTGGGCAGCCTGGGGCATCGTCGTCAAGGGCACGCTCGGTGTGGCGGCCTCGCTCACCGTCGCGGCCACCACCTCGGCGCGCGAGCTGCCGCTGGCGCTGAGCCGGCTCGGTGTGCCCGGCTTGGTGACCTCGATGCTTGTGCTGATGATCCGCTACATCGACCTACTGTCAGCCGAAGTCGGCCGGATGCGAATGGCGCGGATCTCCCGCGGCGATTCTCCGCGTGCCGTCCACCAGATCGGTGCGATAGCGAAAGGTGTTGGCGCGCTGTTTCTCCGGTCCTATGAGCGCGGTGAGCGGGTGTACCTGGCGATGGTTTCGCGTGGCTTCGACGGCAAGGTTCCCGAGCTGGCGGTCGTCGGTGCCGGGCCCCGGGCGTCGCGGGTGCAGTGGGTCGGTGCACTGACTCCAGCGGTGGCCGCGGCCGCAGTGGCCGCCTCGGCGTGGGTGCTGCGATGA
- a CDS encoding NAD(P)/FAD-dependent oxidoreductase, whose translation MNTTDTIDVAVVGAGPAGLTAAAHLARHSALDVVVLERESEAGGIPRHSDHLGYGLRDRKAFISGPAYANRLITDARGAGATIWTSTMVTGWAGDHTLEITSPDGRRNLTARAIILATGARERPRPARMIPGDRGAGIYTTGLLQNAVHLKRRTVGRRAVVVGAELVSYSAVLTLKHAGCQTVLMTTEYPSPESYGLFNLAGRTPVLGLHVATRTRVVRIVGKPAATGVEIENLDTGERRTVECDTVVLTGDWIPDHELARSTGLDIDPGTLGPVVDTALRTSRPGVFAIGNLLHPVDTADIAALDGRHVADQVRAYLRGIPFADNAVRVQVAAPLRWVAPNLLRPGDPAPARRRLLLWTDRLVRIPTVVARQDRTVIGRRTLPWPASPGRVFRVPSGILDAVDQHGGPVTLSLGD comes from the coding sequence ATGAACACCACCGACACGATCGACGTCGCGGTCGTCGGTGCGGGGCCGGCCGGACTGACCGCCGCCGCGCACCTCGCCCGCCACAGCGCACTCGATGTTGTTGTCCTGGAACGCGAATCCGAAGCCGGCGGCATCCCGCGCCACAGCGACCACCTCGGCTACGGCCTGCGCGACCGGAAGGCCTTCATCAGTGGACCCGCCTACGCCAACCGACTCATCACCGACGCCCGGGGCGCCGGAGCCACGATTTGGACCAGCACGATGGTCACCGGCTGGGCCGGCGACCACACGCTCGAAATCACCTCACCGGACGGACGCCGGAACCTCACCGCCCGGGCCATCATCCTGGCCACCGGTGCCCGCGAACGCCCGCGCCCGGCGCGGATGATTCCCGGTGATCGCGGCGCCGGCATCTACACCACCGGTCTGCTGCAGAACGCGGTACACCTCAAACGTCGCACCGTCGGGCGTCGCGCCGTCGTCGTCGGCGCCGAGCTGGTCAGCTACTCGGCGGTGCTCACTCTCAAACACGCCGGCTGCCAAACCGTCCTGATGACAACCGAATACCCTTCACCGGAGTCCTACGGGCTGTTCAATCTGGCCGGTCGGACACCGGTGCTGGGCCTGCACGTCGCAACCCGCACCCGAGTCGTGCGGATCGTCGGCAAGCCGGCGGCCACCGGGGTCGAAATCGAAAATCTCGACACCGGTGAACGCCGAACCGTCGAGTGCGACACCGTCGTGTTGACCGGCGACTGGATTCCGGACCACGAATTGGCCCGCAGTACCGGTCTCGACATCGATCCGGGAACCCTGGGGCCGGTCGTCGACACCGCCCTGCGCACCAGCCGACCGGGTGTATTCGCCATCGGCAACCTGCTGCACCCCGTCGACACCGCGGACATCGCCGCCCTCGACGGCCGCCACGTCGCCGACCAGGTGCGCGCGTATCTGCGCGGAATTCCGTTCGCCGACAATGCAGTCCGTGTCCAGGTGGCAGCACCACTGCGCTGGGTGGCGCCCAACCTGCTGCGCCCCGGCGACCCGGCACCCGCCCGCCGCCGACTCCTGCTGTGGACAGACCGGCTTGTGCGCATTCCCACCGTCGTCGCCCGCCAGGACCGCACCGTCATCGGCCGCAGGACGCTCCCGTGGCCCGCATCGCCGGGACGGGTGTTCCGAGTCCCCTCGGGCATCCTCGACGCCGTCGACCAACACGGCGGGCCGGTCACCCTGTCCCTCGGCGACTGA
- a CDS encoding DUF5134 domain-containing protein produces the protein MIADLTLRWVVTILFVIAAAECLSTLAVGSRRPANVVSQLLHVVMAVAMAVMAWPWGAALPTIAPMVFFLLATVWFVAVTLSPICAGHRVAGVYHALMMLAMAWMYAVMNGRLLPGQESDAADAAPAASSAGAAGHAGHASMPGMDMGGTEMAPTDYSVAYPPYIATLNWVCTVGFALAAVFWLYRYLAARMDRAPVEAARPLGILCQSMMAAGMAIMFGVML, from the coding sequence GTGATCGCTGATCTCACGCTGCGCTGGGTCGTCACGATCCTGTTCGTCATCGCTGCTGCCGAATGCCTGTCGACGCTCGCTGTCGGCAGCCGACGGCCGGCGAACGTGGTCAGTCAACTGCTGCACGTCGTGATGGCGGTGGCGATGGCGGTGATGGCCTGGCCGTGGGGCGCTGCGTTGCCGACCATCGCGCCGATGGTGTTCTTCCTGCTCGCGACCGTCTGGTTCGTCGCTGTCACGCTGAGCCCGATCTGTGCCGGCCACCGCGTAGCGGGTGTCTACCACGCCCTGATGATGCTGGCGATGGCCTGGATGTATGCGGTGATGAACGGTCGACTGCTGCCCGGGCAGGAGTCGGATGCCGCCGACGCCGCGCCCGCGGCCTCCTCGGCAGGGGCGGCCGGTCATGCCGGGCACGCGAGCATGCCGGGGATGGACATGGGCGGGACGGAGATGGCGCCGACCGACTACAGCGTCGCGTATCCGCCGTACATCGCGACGCTGAACTGGGTGTGCACCGTCGGATTCGCGCTGGCGGCCGTCTTCTGGCTCTATCGCTACCTGGCCGCGCGGATGGATCGTGCGCCGGTCGAGGCCGCGCGTCCGCTCGGAATTCTGTGTCAGTCGATGATGGCTGCGGGTATGGCGATCATGTTCGGCGTCATGCTCTGA
- a CDS encoding zf-HC2 domain-containing protein, translated as MDCDVAREALSARIDGEREPVPAARVDEHLRTCDQCSAWYARAVEQTQQLRRLAGRSQVAAVAAPSPSVRVSRPAAGAWLRWTLAVVGLVQVMLAVAQALGVNVGTSGAAHHAMMGGHLLNESTAWSAALGVVMIVAAARPTAAAGLAGVLSVFTAILTGYVVSDAVSGAVSLDRILSHLPVLAGTVLALLLWRRSRTSSPEPRSDAVGVATDVVLPDNASRGRRRGHLYPTDGAA; from the coding sequence GTGGACTGCGATGTCGCCCGGGAGGCGTTGTCAGCCCGGATCGACGGCGAACGCGAACCCGTTCCCGCGGCCCGGGTTGACGAGCATCTGCGCACCTGTGACCAGTGCAGCGCGTGGTACGCGCGGGCCGTCGAGCAGACCCAGCAGCTGCGGCGGCTGGCCGGCCGGTCGCAGGTGGCGGCCGTCGCCGCACCGAGTCCGTCGGTGCGGGTATCCAGGCCGGCAGCCGGCGCCTGGCTGCGGTGGACGCTGGCGGTCGTCGGGCTGGTGCAGGTGATGCTGGCAGTGGCTCAAGCCTTGGGCGTTAACGTCGGTACGTCCGGCGCGGCCCATCACGCGATGATGGGCGGCCATCTGCTGAACGAGTCGACGGCGTGGTCGGCGGCGTTGGGGGTGGTGATGATCGTCGCCGCGGCGCGCCCGACCGCGGCCGCTGGCCTGGCCGGCGTGCTGTCGGTGTTCACCGCGATCCTCACCGGCTATGTGGTCAGCGACGCGGTGTCGGGTGCGGTGAGCCTCGACCGGATCCTCTCGCATCTGCCGGTGCTGGCCGGGACCGTCTTGGCGCTGCTTCTCTGGCGGCGGTCCCGGACGTCGAGTCCCGAGCCCCGGTCCGACGCCGTGGGCGTCGCCACCGATGTGGTGTTGCCCGACAACGCCTCTCGCGGACGACGGCGCGGGCATCTCTACCCCACCGACGGCGCTGCTTGA
- a CDS encoding glycosyltransferase — MATILAYTSPALGHFLPISALLSELACRGHTIHLRTLSSAVETGRQLGFVADPIDSRIEQIELDDWTAPNPIAALKKTAAVFSRRAVIEASDLAEAMARTRPDALLVDVNCWGAQSVADAGSVPWACFSPYTPLLRSPGVPPFGLGLRPMPGAVGRLRDAAVRSAVVGRLESISLSPINAIRADVGAMPVTSLDQFLRRSPLMLVASGKPFQYRQTEWGATVEMIGPCALDPAPAAPPDWLASIDRPIILVTTSSEKQADANLVQVAMTALADEPVHVVATMPAEATDAIAPTPNATVRRFVPHAALLDHAVCAITHGGMGATQKALARGVPVCVVPYGRDQLEVARRVEVAGCGTRLPASKLSPARLRSKVREAMALDAGAKRVAAGFESTGGTSRGADLFEQRVLGLIKD; from the coding sequence ATCGCGACGATATTGGCCTACACCTCGCCCGCGCTCGGTCATTTTCTACCGATCAGTGCGCTGCTTTCGGAGCTGGCTTGCCGCGGCCATACGATCCATCTGCGCACTCTCTCCAGTGCTGTCGAGACCGGGCGCCAACTGGGATTCGTCGCCGATCCGATCGACTCACGTATCGAGCAGATCGAACTCGATGACTGGACAGCGCCGAATCCCATCGCCGCGCTGAAGAAGACAGCGGCTGTCTTCAGCCGGCGCGCGGTGATCGAGGCCTCCGATCTAGCCGAGGCGATGGCGCGCACCCGACCTGACGCATTGCTTGTCGACGTGAATTGCTGGGGTGCGCAATCGGTGGCGGACGCCGGTTCTGTTCCGTGGGCCTGTTTTTCGCCGTACACGCCGTTGTTGCGATCCCCCGGGGTGCCGCCGTTTGGGCTGGGACTGAGGCCGATGCCGGGAGCGGTGGGTCGGCTCCGCGACGCAGCCGTGCGCTCGGCTGTGGTCGGTCGGCTGGAGAGCATTTCGTTGTCGCCGATCAATGCCATTCGGGCAGATGTCGGTGCGATGCCGGTGACTTCGTTGGATCAGTTTCTGCGCCGCTCGCCGTTGATGCTGGTCGCCAGCGGCAAACCGTTCCAGTATCGGCAGACTGAGTGGGGAGCAACGGTGGAGATGATCGGGCCCTGCGCGCTCGACCCCGCACCCGCAGCACCCCCCGATTGGCTCGCTTCGATTGATCGCCCGATCATTCTCGTCACGACGTCGTCGGAGAAGCAGGCGGATGCCAATCTGGTCCAGGTCGCGATGACAGCATTGGCCGACGAACCGGTCCATGTGGTCGCGACCATGCCTGCCGAAGCAACCGACGCTATAGCGCCGACGCCCAACGCGACGGTGCGCCGGTTCGTTCCGCACGCTGCATTGCTTGACCACGCCGTGTGCGCGATCACGCACGGGGGGATGGGTGCGACGCAGAAGGCGCTCGCCCGCGGTGTGCCCGTGTGCGTCGTGCCTTACGGGCGTGACCAACTCGAAGTCGCCCGACGCGTGGAGGTAGCTGGATGCGGCACCCGCCTGCCCGCATCGAAGCTATCGCCGGCGCGGTTGCGCTCAAAGGTGCGCGAAGCGATGGCATTGGATGCGGGTGCGAAAAGGGTGGCAGCCGGTTTCGAGTCGACCGGCGGGACGTCGCGCGGTGCTGACCTCTTCGAGCAGCGGGTGCTTGGCCTCATTAAAGACTGA
- a CDS encoding energy-coupling factor ABC transporter ATP-binding protein: MSAPAIRVEALHYRYPDGRVALDGVDLTIAAGERVAILGPNGAGKTTLMLHLNGVLTAASGSVEISGIALNRKTLRDIRRRVGLVFQDPDDQLFMPTVAQDVAFGPANFGVTGDALAARVAAALGVVSMTEHADRSPAHLSGGQRRRAALATVLACEPEILVLDEPSANLDPVARRELAETLATLPATMVIVTHDLPYAAQLCDRAIVLDGGVVVADDTVAAVLSNAALLAAHRLELPWGFVVPAP; this comes from the coding sequence ATGAGCGCGCCGGCGATCCGCGTCGAAGCTCTGCACTACCGCTATCCCGACGGCCGCGTCGCGCTCGACGGCGTCGACCTGACCATCGCGGCGGGGGAGCGGGTCGCCATCCTCGGCCCCAACGGTGCCGGCAAGACGACGCTCATGCTGCATCTCAACGGGGTGCTGACCGCCGCGTCGGGAAGCGTCGAGATCAGCGGAATTGCCTTGAATCGAAAGACCCTTCGCGACATTCGCCGCCGGGTCGGCCTGGTGTTTCAGGATCCCGACGACCAGCTGTTCATGCCGACGGTCGCCCAGGACGTCGCGTTCGGCCCGGCCAACTTCGGGGTCACCGGCGACGCGCTCGCCGCCCGGGTGGCCGCCGCGCTGGGCGTGGTGTCGATGACCGAGCACGCCGACCGCAGTCCCGCGCACCTGTCCGGCGGGCAGCGCCGCCGCGCCGCACTGGCCACCGTGCTGGCGTGTGAGCCGGAAATACTCGTGCTCGACGAGCCGTCGGCCAACCTCGATCCAGTGGCGCGCCGCGAATTGGCCGAGACACTGGCGACCTTGCCGGCCACCATGGTGATCGTCACCCACGACCTGCCATACGCCGCGCAGCTGTGCGACCGGGCCATCGTGCTCGACGGCGGCGTGGTGGTCGCCGATGACACCGTCGCCGCCGTGCTGTCCAACGCCGCCCTGCTCGCCGCGCACCGGCTTGAACTGCCTTGGGGCTTCGTCGTTCCCGCCCCCTGA
- a CDS encoding NAD(P)/FAD-dependent oxidoreductase produces MTVPTAYDVVVIGAGIVGSAIARELSGHQVSVALVEGRDDVGDGTSKANTAILHTGFDAKPGTVESVMVHRGYHLLSDYAARTGIPVEHTGAILVAWDQEQLDALPGLQTKAEDNGYHDCEIIDAAAVYAQIPNLGPGALGGLTVPDESIICTWTVNLALATDAVNRGTVLLTGHRVDGADVGPDATTVHTGGGEVTARWVVNAAGLGADHIDALFGYRRFTVTPRRGELIVYDKLARVLVDKIVLPVPTARGKGVLISPTIYGNVMLGPTSEDLQDRTATGTTQTGFDFLLGKGRALMPRLLDEEVTATYSGLRAAIDHGDYLIEADADQRYLLVGGIRSTGLTSGMAVAEYVRDQLTEAGLTLTPKATLPEPPRMPNLGEAFPRPYQQTEAIDADPAYGRIVCFCERVTEGEIRDACRSVIPPTDLDGLRRRTRVMNGRCQAFFCGADVQSLFDRETDREPHR; encoded by the coding sequence GCGACGGCACCAGCAAGGCCAACACCGCGATCCTGCACACCGGTTTCGACGCCAAGCCCGGCACGGTGGAATCGGTGATGGTGCACCGCGGCTATCACCTGCTCTCCGACTACGCCGCGCGCACCGGCATCCCGGTCGAACACACCGGCGCCATCCTGGTCGCCTGGGACCAGGAGCAGCTCGACGCCCTGCCCGGCCTGCAGACGAAGGCCGAGGACAACGGCTACCACGACTGCGAAATCATCGATGCTGCAGCCGTTTACGCACAGATTCCCAACCTCGGGCCGGGCGCACTCGGCGGGTTGACCGTCCCCGACGAATCCATCATCTGTACGTGGACGGTCAACCTCGCGCTCGCCACCGATGCGGTCAATCGCGGCACCGTGCTGCTGACCGGCCACCGGGTCGACGGCGCCGACGTCGGGCCCGACGCCACCACTGTGCACACCGGCGGCGGTGAGGTCACCGCGCGCTGGGTCGTCAACGCCGCGGGACTCGGTGCCGACCACATCGACGCCCTCTTCGGCTACCGGCGCTTCACCGTGACACCGCGCCGGGGCGAACTCATCGTGTACGACAAGCTCGCCCGCGTCCTCGTCGACAAGATCGTGCTGCCCGTGCCGACCGCCCGCGGCAAGGGCGTGCTGATCAGCCCGACCATCTACGGCAACGTGATGCTCGGCCCGACGTCCGAGGATCTGCAGGACCGTACCGCCACCGGCACCACGCAGACCGGCTTCGATTTCCTACTCGGCAAGGGCCGGGCACTGATGCCACGGCTTCTGGATGAGGAAGTCACCGCCACGTACTCCGGTCTGCGCGCGGCCATCGATCACGGCGACTACCTCATCGAGGCCGACGCCGACCAGCGCTACCTGCTGGTCGGCGGAATCCGGTCGACGGGTCTGACCTCCGGGATGGCGGTGGCCGAATACGTCCGCGATCAACTGACCGAGGCCGGGCTGACCTTGACACCGAAGGCGACGCTGCCCGAGCCGCCGCGAATGCCGAACCTGGGTGAGGCATTCCCGCGGCCGTATCAGCAGACGGAGGCCATCGACGCCGATCCGGCCTACGGGCGCATCGTGTGTTTTTGTGAGCGCGTCACCGAAGGCGAGATTCGCGATGCCTGTCGTTCGGTGATCCCACCCACGGATCTGGACGGACTCCGCCGGCGCACCCGGGTGATGAACGGCCGCTGTCAAGCGTTCTTCTGCGGCGCGGACGTGCAGTCGCTTTTCGACCGGGAGACGGACCGGGAACCCCACCGATGA
- a CDS encoding energy-coupling factor ABC transporter permease, with the protein MSVQITAMHMSDGLVNAPTSVVFGVVAIAVVTLCGWRARTELDERTVPLAGLVAAFIFAVQMINFPILPGVSGHLLGGALAAILVGPYTGILCITIVLVVQSLLFADGGVTALGMNITNMALIGVAAGYSAARLLFAVVRRQRPGSVPALGVIGFLAALFGTVCAAMGFVVEYALGGAAPTSLSTVGAYLLGTHVLIGIGEGLITAVTVMAVARSRPDLVYLLRRDRERVVVPT; encoded by the coding sequence TTGAGCGTCCAGATCACGGCCATGCACATGAGCGACGGCCTGGTCAACGCGCCCACCTCCGTGGTCTTCGGGGTCGTTGCGATCGCCGTGGTGACGTTGTGTGGCTGGCGCGCGCGCACCGAGCTCGACGAGCGCACGGTCCCGCTGGCGGGGCTGGTCGCGGCATTCATCTTCGCGGTTCAGATGATCAACTTCCCGATTCTGCCCGGCGTCAGCGGGCATCTGCTCGGCGGCGCGCTCGCCGCGATCCTCGTCGGCCCGTACACCGGCATCCTGTGCATCACGATCGTGCTGGTGGTGCAGTCCCTGTTGTTCGCCGACGGCGGAGTGACCGCCCTCGGGATGAACATCACCAACATGGCGCTGATCGGCGTGGCCGCGGGATACTCCGCCGCCCGCCTCCTCTTCGCGGTGGTGCGACGGCAACGCCCAGGCTCGGTGCCGGCGCTCGGCGTCATCGGATTCCTCGCGGCACTGTTCGGAACCGTCTGTGCAGCAATGGGATTCGTGGTGGAGTACGCGCTCGGCGGGGCCGCGCCGACGTCCTTGAGCACGGTGGGGGCCTACCTGCTGGGCACCCACGTCCTCATCGGCATCGGCGAGGGACTGATCACCGCGGTGACCGTGATGGCGGTCGCCCGGTCCCGTCCGGATCTGGTTTACCTGCTGCGCCGTGACCGCGAGCGGGTGGTGGTGCCCACGTGA
- a CDS encoding helix-turn-helix transcriptional regulator, which produces MDAPGDTAKVERASSALADVDIHSWTQRFDLLSDPHRLEILLGLHRAPGICVGDLAAAVGRSENAVSQALRVLRQQGWVTSTRVGRQVSYRLEDHTVHDLLHWIGAAHTE; this is translated from the coding sequence ATGGATGCCCCCGGCGACACGGCAAAGGTCGAGCGTGCCTCGTCCGCGCTGGCCGACGTCGACATCCACAGCTGGACTCAGCGCTTCGATTTGTTGTCCGACCCGCACCGACTGGAGATCCTTCTCGGTCTTCACCGGGCACCCGGCATCTGCGTGGGTGATCTCGCCGCCGCCGTCGGTCGATCGGAAAACGCTGTCTCGCAAGCACTTCGGGTGCTGCGCCAGCAAGGCTGGGTGACCTCGACGCGCGTGGGTCGGCAAGTCAGCTATCGCCTGGAGGATCACACCGTGCACGACCTCTTGCACTGGATCGGTGCCGCCCACACCGAGTGA